GCGCTGTTCCAGGATCACGCGGCGATAAAGCTGTGAACGCCAGCGGTTGTTCAGCAGCGCAACATCGAGTCCGAGAATGCCGGCGAGTTCACGCACCTGCTCTACAGGGAGTCCACGTGTTTCCTGCATCGCCATTTGTGCGTCGAGCATTTCGAAGAACTTTTCCTGTTCTTTGGCAACGTAAAGCGCTTCAATCTGCGGCAGCGAGCTTTCACGGAGCGGGAAAGGAATCATATGAAAGCGAACACGGTCCTGGTACTTCGTGATGACCTCTTTCATCACCGGGTGTGTGCGCTGGCAAGAGGGGCAGTTCGGATCGAAAAACTCAACCACGGTAACGGCTGCATCTTCTGGGCCTACTACCGGGTCAAATGAAGAAAGGATGCTACGGTAATCATCCATTTTAGGCATCCGCGTGTCAATCTGGCAAACATCTGCAGGGTCAGCACCCGCAGCGCCTGTAGCAGCAGCTGTTGCTGTCGCAGCCGTTGCGGCCGGAGGCGCTTCAACTTCGAGGTTGTTAAAGTAAAGCAGGTCGGCCCCAATGAGCACCACGGCAACGCCGGCAAGAATTTTATACAACTGCATGGAGCGCGCTGGCCCTTCTTTGCCGGCTACACTCGAAGAGGTAAACACATCATACAGCATAATAGCAAACATGATTGCCATGATGGCAGCAGAAGTCAAACAAAGCGCACAGTACTCCCCAATGCTTGTTGCCTGAATGTAAACAAGATAGCCTGAATACAGAAAACCAAGACCGATCATGCCGGCGCGTAATTTTTTGAATTTGGATACATCAGCGCCTTTTGCACGTGCTACGAGGAAGCCAAAAACTGAAAGCAGCCCGTAGAAAATCATGCCCCAATACACATTGGAGATGCCGAAGAGCTTGCCGGCGTCGCTCGTCACTACGGCTTCACAGTTAAAAGTAGCTGCTTCTTCAGCTGAAGGTGGGTTGAACCCCCAACAGCCCTGATCAAATCCGCGGCTTTGCTGAATCATCAAATGAACAGTGACAATTACACCTATGATCGCCAACGCAAAAAGCGCCTGGTCGATAAAGGGACGATAGGTACTGAGTAAGGTGGAGGTAGCAGGAGCAGAACTGGATTTTGCTCCCTTTCTTTCGTTTCTGGTTTTGCGTGCCATTCCGCTATTCTGGGCAGGGTAGGAAAATTATTGAACTGATACCTAAGTATATTCGTCCCATCAGGAAACTGTACTAACGTAGTGCATTCGGCGCTACATGCAGGTATACTGGATTTGCTTCAATACGCCCTCATCCTGCGGAGGTTCGGCCACTGCAGGAGATCATTTACTGAAGAATCGGTCAAGAAAGTGGAAACCTCGACATCTCGAACGCCAGATATTTTACCGGCACGTATTTCAAAGTCCGAAATCCCGCAGATGTATACCTGGATTGCACCAACGCACGACTGGCTCGCTGTACTGGTTGAAGCAACGGCGCGCAAGCGCGGCCTGGAAAAGGCCAACATACAGGCAGGTGAATCCATAATGGAAGTGGCCGTGGGCACGGGATTATCGTTCAAACACATTCTCCAGCAAAACGTCAGCGGTACCAATGTAGGAGTCGATCTGACGCCGGCCATGCTAAAAAAAGCCCGCAAACGCGCCAAGAAATACGGTAAGGACAATTATACCCTGCAACTTGGCGATGCTTATGCGCTAGATTTCCCCAACGGTTCGTTCGACCTGGTCATGAACAGTTATATGTTCGACCTGTTACCTGTCTCTCACTTCGTACCCGTACTCAAGGAATTCCATCGGGTACTCAAACCCGGCGGCCGGCTTGTGCAAATCAACATGACCCCCGGCGAAGCCTGGTACAATTTTTTATGGGAAGGCCTCTACCGCCTGC
The sequence above is a segment of the Bacteroidota bacterium genome. Coding sequences within it:
- a CDS encoding vitamin K epoxide reductase family protein, which gives rise to MARKTRNERKGAKSSSAPATSTLLSTYRPFIDQALFALAIIGVIVTVHLMIQQSRGFDQGCWGFNPPSAEEAATFNCEAVVTSDAGKLFGISNVYWGMIFYGLLSVFGFLVARAKGADVSKFKKLRAGMIGLGFLYSGYLVYIQATSIGEYCALCLTSAAIMAIMFAIMLYDVFTSSSVAGKEGPARSMQLYKILAGVAVVLIGADLLYFNNLEVEAPPAATAATATAAATGAAGADPADVCQIDTRMPKMDDYRSILSSFDPVVGPEDAAVTVVEFFDPNCPSCQRTHPVMKEVITKYQDRVRFHMIPFPLRESSLPQIEALYVAKEQEKFFEMLDAQMAMQETRGLPVEQVRELAGILGLDVALLNNRWRSQLYRRVILEQREKISATGMSSVPSVLVNGEYVLQKTTECISQFIDSAAS
- a CDS encoding class I SAM-dependent methyltransferase; protein product: MYTWIAPTHDWLAVLVEATARKRGLEKANIQAGESIMEVAVGTGLSFKHILQQNVSGTNVGVDLTPAMLKKARKRAKKYGKDNYTLQLGDAYALDFPNGSFDLVMNSYMFDLLPVSHFVPVLKEFHRVLKPGGRLVQINMTPGEAWYNFLWEGLYRLHPALLGGCRGVRMKPYFEEAGFLEVEREYISQRTFASEVVFGLKGEGM